A region of Antedon mediterranea chromosome 8, ecAntMedi1.1, whole genome shotgun sequence DNA encodes the following proteins:
- the LOC140056712 gene encoding cilia- and flagella-associated protein 45-like, producing MSRSMISSIGSSSSAGSRRAKTRQYYTVSKTSNVDESLFAAKPQQAQRQRSAPELTSDIFSNGSSNRRTRHSNNKSKEEVQVITKDLIRKLIVPKEDPSGKSVILPQNEFFRILGKSHVMTEEERYAEYNARKREKQDILEASAAVKNELRTLDKNKKKNEKLNELEEEAQKQAEYLLEKAREQREEQEDDIKRLNELILNAKCHAIRDAQLLEKDQIKTEMAEEERRLDDMMEMERQDALLLQEEIENQRKMEKYEGAAKVLKQIASREEERLLDQEKKDQEAQQMLRYLEKLQMEDIEGLERKRTIQLEAQREIQRANEEQEVMKLRKVEQEQMADHKVIEYQKQKSEREAKFEAEQELKRIEKEKEIARLRAMQERAKDYQAEKDTLRAKRNQEQREREWRKKEREMAIKKAENEQMLKVAREIQVRNKDHFLAVQAQRERAEFERVLNAQHSAMEKEKKAEVQAHGKQRVYAEDVRLQIQEKEALKISERNAFFKEGIKINEKAQQRRAKLDAIKQKKLSELRAVGVPAKYCNEVARRIEVPPPTL from the exons atg TCTCGTAGTATGATAAGTTCCATAGGCTCCTCATCCAGTGCCGGATCAAGGCGAGCCAAAACCCGACAGTATTACACCGTCAGCAAAACATCCAATGTTGACGAATCATTATTTGCAGCGAAACCGCAGCAAGCTCAAAGACAACGTAGTGCACCTGAACTCACATCTGATATTTTCTCAAATGGTTCGTCCAACAGAAGAACCAGACattcaaataataaatcaaaGGAGGAGGTCCAGGTTATTACCAAAGATCTGATTAGAAAACTTAT AGTACCAAAGGAAGATCCCTCAGGAAAATCGGTAATTCTTCCCCAAAATGAATTTTTTCGAATTCTTGGTAAATCGCATGTAATGACTGAAGAAGAAAGATATGCTGAATACAATGCACGTAAAAGAGAAAAGCAGGACATTCTG GAGGCCAGTGCAGCTGTTAAGAATGAACTGCGAACATtagacaaaaacaaaaagaagaaTGAAAAACTCAACGAGCTGGAGGAAGAAGCACAAAAGCAGGCTGAGTATTTGCTGGAGAAAGCGAGGGAACAACGAGAGGAACAAGAAGATGACATAAAAAGATTAAATGAG ttgaTACTAAATGCTAAGTGTCATGCCATTCGAGATGCCCAGTTATTGGAGaaagatcaaattaaaacagaaaTGGCTGAAGAAGAAAGAAGACTGGATGACATGATGGAAATGGAGAGACAGGATGCGCTGCTGCTGCAAGAAGAAATTGAAAACCAGaggaaaatggaaaaatatga AGGTGCAGCTAAAGTGTTGAAGCAAATTGCTAGCAGGGAAGAAGAGAGATTACTGGACCAAGAGAAAAAGGATCAAGAAGCTCAACAGATGTTGCGATATCTTGAAAAACTTCAGATGGAAGATATTGAG GGATTGGAACGTAAACGAACAATCCAATTGGAGGCCCAACGAGAGATACAACGAGCTAATGAAGAACAAGAAGTTATGAAATTGCGTAAAGTAGAACAGGAACAGATGGCAGACCACAAAGTAATCGAGTACCAAAAACAGAAATCAGAGAGAGAGGCTAAATTTGAGGCAGAGCAAGAACTCAAGCGAATCGAGAAAGAAAAGGAAATCGCAAGACTAAGAGCAATGCAG GAACGTGCGAAGGATTACCAGGCAGAAAAAGATACTTTAAGAGCTAAACGTAACCAGGAACAACGAGAAAGAGAGTGGCGCAAGAAGGAACGAGAAATGGCTATCAAAAAGGCAGAAAACGAACAAATGCTGAAAGTAGCACGTGAGATTCAAGTTCGTAATAAAGACCATTTCTTAGCAGTTCAGGCACAGCGAGAAAGAGCTGAATTTGAAAGAGTTCTCAA TGCCCAGCATTCCGCTATGGAGAAGGAGAAGAAAGCTGAAGTACAGGCGCATGGCAAACAGCGTGTTTACGCTGAAGATGTCCGTTTGCAAATTCAAGAGAAAGAGGCTCTGAAGATATCGGAAAGAAACGCATTCTTTAAAGAGGGAATTAAAATAAACGAGAAAGCACAACAAAGACGGGCTAAGCTTGATGCCATTAAACAGAAGAAACTAAGTGAATTAAG AGCTGTTGGTGTACCAGCGAAATATTGCAACGAGGTAGCTAGGAGGATAGAAGTACCTCCCCCAACGTTGTAA